DNA sequence from the Fuscovulum ytuae genome:
AAAAGCGCCCGCTGCGGATTACCAAGGTGAAAGGTCGAAGACACCAGCCCCGCCACGGCCAGGCCATAGCCCAGGCCCCAAAGGAAAAAGGCCGCCATCCCCTGCGCCCCAAAGATCCCAAGCAGCGCAAGGAACCCAAAGCCCAGCCCCGACAGCACGGTAAAGATGATGACAGACGGTGCCGGATGCATTCACAATTTCCCCAAAACCCGGTCCAGCCACCCGGCCAGCCCCGTTGCCTTGATGTCCAGCAGGGGGGCCAGCAATGACGCCTCCTGCGGCCGATCCTTCTTCCTTGGCGGCAGATAGCGGTTCACGGGGCGCGTCCCCATCTCTGGCATCAGCGCAAACCCCTCCCGCTCGGCCGTCAGACGGCTGACTTTGCTCGTGGGGTCCGCGAAATCCCCGAAATGCCGCGCCCCCGTGGGGCAGGTGCGCACGCAGGCAGGCTCGCGGTCTTCTTCCGGCAAAGCCTCGTTATAGATGCGGTCGACGCACAGGGTGCATTTCTTCATCACCCCCGCATCCATATCCAATTCCCGCGCACCATAGGGGCAGGCCCAGGCGCAAAGGCCACAGCCGATACAGGCATCCTCATTCACCAGAACGATGCCATCCTCGGCCCGCTTGTAACTCGCCCCCGTCGGGCAGACGGTGACGCAGGGCGCATCCTCACAATGCAGGCAGGACCGGGGGAAGTTGATGATTTGCGCAGGCATTTCATCAGGTTGCACTGAAAAGCTATGAACTCGGTTTAAGAAGGTCCCCGACGGATCGGCCCCGTAAGGGTTCTGGTCCGACAAGGGCACGCCATAGCCCTGATCGTTCCACCCCTTGCAGGCGGTGACACAGGCATGACAGCCCACGCAGGTATCAAGGTCGATCACCAGACCCAGCTTCTTTTCTGTCCGCTCCGGCAATCCGGTCATCGCAGGCCCCCGTTTTCTGGCACAGAAAACGGCGCGGAATGTGACGCACATTCCGAAAGCGGAGCCTTGCTCCGCTTCCCGAATTCTGCGTCAGAATTCGACGCGAAAACTGCGTCAGTTTTCGCCTCCCTCATCCCCGCGCCCTCCCCTTCGGCACCACCTGCGGCAGCACCTCGAACGAAGGCTCCGCCCGCTCGCGCGGCCCCACCTTCGCAATCCTCACCCGCAGGTCGAACCACGCCGCCTGCCCCGTCACCGGGTCGGAATTCGACAGCCGCCCCTCCCCCGGCAAAAGCTCGGAAATCAGATGGTTCAACAAGAACCCCTGATTGGCCTCCGGCGCCCCTTCGTCCAGCGCCCAAGCCCCCCGCCGCTTGCCGATCGCATTCCACGTCCAGACTGTGTCGGGGTTCAACGCCGCCATATGCGCCACGGGCACCACAATCTCGCCCGTGGGGGATGTCACCCGCGCATAGTCGCCTTCCGCAAACCCCTCCGCCTCCCAGATCTTCGTCGGCAGATAGAGGTAATTCTTCCCATGGATCTGCCGCAGCCAAGCGTTCTGGCTGCCCCATGAATGATACATCGCCATCGGCCGCTGGGTGATCGCATGGACCGGGAACCCCTCCGCCGCCGCCTCCCCGAAGGGCGGATACCAGACGGGCAACGGGTCCATCGCGACCTTCAACCTGTCCCGCAAATGGTCAGGCGGTTGCAGGAAACCATGTCCTTCGGCGGCAAGCTGGAACTTCCGCATCGGCTCCGACCAGATCGAAAACAGATAGGGCTGTGGCGATTCATAAAAGGACGTCGCCACAGCCCAATCCTGATAGGCGGCATTCCACGGCTTCATAAAGGCAGCGCCTTCCGGCACATGCGCCTGATAGAAGCCGCCATTTTCGATATAGCGCGCCAATTGGTCGGGGTTTGCATCGCCCCGTCCTTCCTTATCACCCTCAGCCCCCCGAAAGCCGATCAAGGGCCCCACTCCGGGCCGCCGGATATGGTTCACGATATAATCGGCGTAATCCTTGAACTTCGGCGTCCCGTCCTCTTTCACCATCCCCGGCAGGCCCAACCGCGCCCCAAGGTCCAGAAGCACCGACTGGAACCCCCGCACATCCCGATCCGCCTCCACCACCGGCCAGCGGATCGCATCCCCCGCCGCATCCGGCTCGGAAATCGGACGGTCCAGCAGCGAAATGCAATCATGCCGCTCCAGATAGGTCGTGTCCGGCAGGATCAGGTCGGCATAGGCCACCATCTCGGAGGCATAGGCATCGGAATAGATGATGCGCGGGATGACATACGCCCCATCCTCGCGCTTGTCGGTCAGCATCTCCATGACGCGGGCGGAATTCATCGACGAA
Encoded proteins:
- a CDS encoding 4Fe-4S dicluster domain-containing protein, whose translation is MTGLPERTEKKLGLVIDLDTCVGCHACVTACKGWNDQGYGVPLSDQNPYGADPSGTFLNRVHSFSVQPDEMPAQIINFPRSCLHCEDAPCVTVCPTGASYKRAEDGIVLVNEDACIGCGLCAWACPYGARELDMDAGVMKKCTLCVDRIYNEALPEEDREPACVRTCPTGARHFGDFADPTSKVSRLTAEREGFALMPEMGTRPVNRYLPPRKKDRPQEASLLAPLLDIKATGLAGWLDRVLGKL